Proteins encoded in a region of the Schaalia hyovaginalis genome:
- a CDS encoding metallophosphoesterase yields the protein MTSLQKRSVLPLALASALALTVLPVSAPAHAAEGDTGTLTVLATTDVHGRVYNWDYFKDSAPAAGKEVGLANVCSAIEDVRAKQGAESVLLVDNGDAIQGSPLTYLAAKQPAKLTGDPIHPMAQAFNRLGYDANALGNHEFNYGLDTLAKYMRDLDSPALNANAVAPGTTEPYFEPYELIEKTVAGKPVTIGVLGLVTPGVRIWDKANVEGTLEFRDPTEVAREYVPQMKEAGADIIVVLAHTGMGQSTAWDASALDEDTAQFLSTQVDDIDLLVIGHTHKDEPVKVTHTPNVEPLIVTQPKYFSSSLPEISLPLVFDAQDRASVAWPTTDVDATVASWVTRMPRAAPPATPS from the coding sequence ACGCTCAGTGCTGCCGCTCGCACTCGCGTCGGCCCTCGCACTCACCGTACTGCCGGTATCCGCACCCGCTCACGCGGCCGAGGGGGACACCGGGACCCTCACGGTCCTCGCGACCACGGACGTCCACGGCCGGGTCTACAACTGGGACTACTTCAAGGATTCGGCTCCCGCGGCGGGCAAGGAAGTCGGCCTCGCGAACGTCTGCTCCGCGATCGAGGATGTCCGCGCGAAGCAGGGGGCCGAGTCCGTGCTCCTCGTCGACAACGGCGACGCGATTCAGGGCTCGCCCCTGACCTACCTCGCGGCGAAGCAGCCCGCGAAGCTCACCGGGGATCCGATCCACCCCATGGCGCAGGCCTTCAACCGCCTGGGCTACGACGCCAACGCCCTCGGCAATCACGAATTCAACTACGGCCTCGACACCCTCGCGAAGTACATGCGCGACCTCGACTCCCCCGCCCTGAACGCCAATGCCGTGGCGCCAGGGACGACGGAGCCCTACTTCGAGCCCTACGAGCTCATCGAGAAGACCGTTGCGGGCAAACCGGTCACGATCGGCGTCCTCGGCCTGGTCACCCCGGGAGTGAGGATCTGGGACAAGGCGAACGTCGAGGGGACCCTCGAGTTCCGCGACCCGACGGAGGTCGCCCGCGAGTACGTCCCGCAGATGAAGGAGGCCGGCGCCGATATCATCGTCGTCCTCGCGCACACCGGCATGGGGCAGTCGACCGCCTGGGATGCCTCCGCACTCGACGAGGACACGGCCCAGTTCCTCTCGACTCAGGTCGATGACATCGACCTCCTCGTCATCGGGCACACCCACAAGGACGAACCGGTGAAGGTGACCCACACGCCGAACGTCGAGCCCCTCATCGTCACGCAGCCGAAGTACTTCTCCTCCTCCCTGCCCGAGATCTCACTGCCCCTCGTCTTCGATGCGCAGGACAGGGCCTCCGTCGCCTGGCCGACGACTGACGTCGACGCTACGGTCGCCTCCTGGGTCACGCGCATGCCGCGAGCGGCACCGCCTGCGACGCCCTCATGA
- a CDS encoding 5'-nucleotidase C-terminal domain-containing protein, which produces MLSTDHADTVGYVKTVVANATEQMPAGTARYEDTAILDFIGTNMEDAVRAGVKGTAAEGLPVIAQVSPFSKDAVFPKGPVSIKDIAGLYIYDNTLLGVEVTGSQIKDYLEYSAKYFKQLESGATLNPDTDLNAVFEGKPVPDYNYDALTGVTYTIDVTKPVGERIVDLAWNGAPVTADQRFVMTINNYRQSGGGGYPHVTAAPIVYNELVEIRQLLIDSAQASGTIDPKDFFVANWSLTPGPLPEPEPGPQDGPTAVIDAPEVVAGATVTVTGTGFEADHEIEAVLHSDPFTIGKTKADAKGTVVFTFAVPKETAPSAHKVILTDASTGAAAEVALTVKAPAPTPAPGAVTPGKGKGAALANTGSDAMGLILAAGLLAGLGAVALRRRAG; this is translated from the coding sequence GTGCTCAGCACCGATCACGCCGACACCGTGGGCTACGTCAAGACGGTCGTCGCCAACGCGACGGAGCAGATGCCCGCAGGCACCGCCCGCTACGAGGACACCGCCATCCTCGACTTCATCGGCACGAACATGGAGGACGCGGTCCGCGCGGGCGTCAAGGGCACCGCCGCTGAAGGCCTCCCGGTGATCGCCCAGGTCTCCCCCTTCTCCAAGGACGCCGTGTTCCCGAAGGGCCCGGTCTCGATCAAGGACATCGCGGGCCTGTACATCTACGACAACACCCTCCTGGGCGTCGAGGTCACCGGCTCCCAGATCAAGGACTACCTGGAGTACTCCGCGAAGTACTTCAAGCAGCTCGAGTCCGGAGCGACGCTGAATCCGGACACGGATCTCAACGCCGTGTTCGAGGGCAAGCCCGTTCCCGATTACAACTACGACGCCCTGACCGGCGTGACCTACACGATCGACGTGACGAAGCCCGTGGGCGAACGCATCGTCGACCTCGCCTGGAACGGTGCCCCCGTGACGGCCGACCAGAGGTTCGTCATGACGATCAACAACTACCGCCAGTCCGGCGGCGGCGGATACCCGCACGTGACGGCTGCTCCGATCGTCTACAACGAGCTCGTCGAAATCCGCCAGCTCCTCATCGATTCGGCTCAGGCCTCCGGCACGATCGATCCGAAGGACTTCTTCGTCGCCAACTGGTCGCTCACGCCCGGCCCGCTTCCCGAGCCCGAGCCCGGACCCCAGGACGGACCGACTGCGGTCATCGATGCGCCCGAGGTCGTCGCGGGCGCCACCGTCACCGTCACGGGCACCGGTTTCGAAGCCGATCACGAGATCGAAGCCGTCCTCCACTCCGATCCCTTCACGATCGGCAAGACGAAGGCCGACGCCAAGGGCACCGTGGTCTTCACCTTCGCGGTCCCGAAGGAGACCGCACCGAGCGCGCACAAGGTGATCCTCACCGACGCCTCGACGGGCGCCGCAGCCGAAGTGGCGCTAACGGTCAAGGCGCCGGCGCCCACACCGGCCCCCGGAGCCGTCACGCCCGGCAAGGGCAAGGGCGCGGCGCTGGCGAACACCGGTAGCGACGCGATGGGCCTGATCCTCGCTGCGGGCCTCCTGGCCGGCCTGGGAGCCGTGGCGCTGCGCCGCCGCGCCGGCTGA
- a CDS encoding peptide deformylase, giving the protein MTVRPIVVMGEEVLHRPAAPVTAFDGALRGLVRDMFDTMRAAPGVGLAAPQIGVDARVFVWSYGGLHPFDGEYGPALGMTIPSPSSGAVINPHLELDWKGVELLPERLDLEREHEGCLSFPGYQYPIRRAPRAVLEGFDIDGGPIRIEAVAWLARIFQHEYGHLLGELYIDRLAGPWADEAAVQARIRGWGRPGVSWMPGSEG; this is encoded by the coding sequence ATGACCGTTCGACCGATCGTGGTGATGGGGGAGGAGGTCCTCCACCGTCCGGCCGCGCCCGTGACCGCCTTCGACGGGGCTCTTCGCGGACTCGTCCGCGACATGTTCGACACGATGCGGGCCGCCCCGGGAGTCGGTTTGGCGGCGCCCCAGATCGGCGTCGACGCCCGGGTCTTCGTCTGGAGTTACGGCGGGCTCCACCCCTTCGACGGGGAATACGGTCCCGCCCTGGGGATGACGATCCCCTCGCCGTCGAGCGGGGCGGTCATCAATCCGCACCTCGAACTCGACTGGAAGGGGGTGGAGCTTCTGCCCGAGCGGCTCGATCTCGAGCGCGAGCACGAGGGATGTCTGTCCTTCCCGGGGTACCAGTATCCGATCAGGCGCGCGCCCCGGGCCGTCCTTGAAGGATTCGACATCGATGGCGGGCCGATCCGCATTGAGGCCGTCGCGTGGCTTGCGCGGATCTTCCAGCACGAGTACGGGCATCTCCTCGGGGAGCTCTACATTGATCGTCTGGCGGGGCCGTGGGCGGACGAGGCCGCAGTGCAGGCCCGCATCCGGGGATGGGGGCGTCCGGGCGTCTCATGGATGCCCGGATCTGAGGGATGA
- a CDS encoding aminopeptidase C yields the protein MTALTGDCALAPESIDALRASSADPAARLARNAVTVSGIDKASVDRERVIATPSVVSHKLDTWKVTAQKKSGRCWLFSSLNLLRSSARVKLGVKDFEFSQNYVFFWDKLERANWFLTDVIATAGEPLDGRLLQFLLADVLGDGGQWDMAVSLYLKHGLVPKEAMPETEASSNSHRMNTQLQVLLRRSALELRGLVASGAAEDEVGAAKAEVLKKVWRILVISLGEPPRSFDWEWRDDEGAFHREGELTPLEFAEKYAGIDLADYVCLVDDPRPEHPKGAALTVDHLGNVVGGRQIRYINADIAEIKRLAARAIAEGEPVWFGADVLQQSERDAGLLVAGVHDYSGLFGVDLTTTKEQRLRTGESAMNHAMLFTGVDIAEDGSTRRWRVENSWGEDAGEKGYFTMDDAWFDDYVFEVVVRASALPEDLRPALDAEPIHLPAWDPMGTLA from the coding sequence ATGACTGCTCTCACCGGCGATTGCGCCCTCGCCCCGGAATCGATCGACGCCCTGCGCGCCTCGAGCGCCGATCCCGCGGCGCGTCTCGCCCGCAACGCGGTGACCGTGAGCGGGATCGACAAGGCGAGCGTGGATCGCGAGCGCGTCATCGCCACCCCGAGCGTGGTCTCCCACAAACTCGACACCTGGAAGGTCACCGCGCAGAAGAAGTCGGGCCGGTGCTGGTTGTTCTCCTCCCTCAATCTCCTGCGTTCGAGCGCCCGGGTGAAGCTCGGGGTCAAGGACTTCGAGTTCTCGCAGAACTACGTGTTCTTCTGGGACAAGCTCGAGCGGGCCAACTGGTTCCTCACCGACGTCATCGCGACCGCGGGTGAGCCCCTCGACGGGCGCCTCCTCCAGTTCCTGCTCGCCGATGTCCTCGGCGACGGCGGCCAATGGGACATGGCGGTCTCCCTCTACCTCAAGCACGGGCTCGTCCCCAAGGAGGCGATGCCCGAGACGGAGGCCTCCTCGAATTCGCACCGGATGAACACCCAGCTCCAGGTCCTCCTGCGCCGGTCGGCCCTCGAGCTCCGCGGGCTCGTCGCGTCGGGCGCAGCCGAGGACGAGGTCGGGGCCGCGAAGGCGGAGGTCCTGAAGAAGGTCTGGCGGATCCTCGTCATCAGCCTCGGCGAACCGCCCCGATCCTTCGACTGGGAGTGGCGCGACGACGAGGGCGCCTTCCACCGCGAGGGCGAGCTCACGCCGCTCGAGTTCGCTGAGAAGTACGCGGGGATCGACCTCGCCGATTACGTGTGCCTCGTCGACGATCCGCGCCCCGAGCATCCCAAGGGCGCGGCCCTGACGGTCGATCATCTCGGCAATGTCGTCGGCGGCCGCCAGATCCGCTACATCAACGCCGACATCGCCGAGATCAAGCGGCTCGCCGCCCGCGCGATCGCCGAGGGCGAGCCCGTCTGGTTCGGCGCCGACGTCCTCCAGCAGTCCGAGCGCGATGCGGGCCTCCTCGTCGCGGGCGTCCACGACTATTCGGGGCTCTTCGGGGTCGATCTGACCACCACGAAGGAGCAGCGCCTGCGCACGGGTGAATCCGCGATGAACCACGCGATGCTCTTCACCGGCGTCGACATCGCCGAGGACGGGTCGACGCGCCGCTGGCGCGTCGAGAACTCCTGGGGGGAGGATGCGGGCGAGAAGGGCTACTTCACGATGGATGACGCGTGGTTCGACGACTACGTCTTCGAGGTCGTCGTCCGCGCTTCGGCCCTGCCCGAGGATCTGAGGCCGGCGTTGGACGCCGAGCCGATCCATCTGCCCGCCTGGGATCCGATGGGCACTCTCGCCTGA
- a CDS encoding aldose-1-epimerase: MKTRHASGTEIRLSSGAYEARIVSVGAGIAGLTLDGADLVMPHAADELPDGYLGKTLMPWPNRITGGAYTWEGVEYRVPVNEPATGAALHGLMTWVDWDIVHADSDSATLGAFIAPRYGYPWALEAWVTYALSEERGLSVTLHATNIGDEPAPYGVSSHPYLTLDNAPNAGYELSVPAASILEVDERLAPVALRPVGELDRDFRTGHLLGDQSVDHAFTGLPEGGWAVTLRDPSNGKSVSLAADAPWVQVFTADHLGRRSVAVEPMTCPPDAFNSHEGVIVLAPGQSHSMTFTISGDLG, encoded by the coding sequence ATGAAAACGCGACACGCTTCAGGCACCGAGATCCGCTTGAGCTCGGGGGCCTACGAGGCGCGAATCGTCTCCGTCGGCGCGGGCATCGCAGGACTGACCTTGGACGGCGCCGACCTCGTCATGCCCCATGCGGCGGACGAACTCCCCGACGGCTATCTCGGCAAGACCCTCATGCCCTGGCCGAATCGCATCACCGGGGGCGCCTACACCTGGGAGGGCGTCGAATACCGGGTGCCCGTGAATGAGCCCGCCACCGGAGCGGCCCTTCACGGGCTGATGACCTGGGTCGATTGGGACATCGTCCACGCGGATTCGGACTCGGCGACCCTCGGGGCCTTCATCGCCCCGCGTTACGGATACCCCTGGGCCCTGGAGGCCTGGGTCACCTACGCCCTGAGCGAGGAGCGCGGCCTCTCGGTGACGCTCCACGCCACGAACATCGGGGATGAGCCCGCGCCCTACGGCGTCTCCTCGCACCCCTACCTCACGCTCGACAACGCCCCGAACGCCGGCTACGAGCTGAGCGTTCCGGCCGCTTCGATCCTCGAGGTCGACGAGCGTCTCGCCCCGGTGGCCCTGCGCCCGGTCGGCGAACTCGATCGCGACTTCCGGACGGGGCACCTCCTGGGAGACCAGTCGGTCGATCACGCCTTCACGGGCCTGCCCGAGGGCGGCTGGGCGGTGACGCTCCGCGACCCGTCAAACGGGAAGTCCGTGTCCCTCGCCGCCGACGCCCCCTGGGTGCAGGTCTTCACCGCCGATCACCTCGGCCGCCGATCGGTCGCCGTCGAACCGATGACCTGCCCGCCCGATGCTTTCAATTCGCACGAGGGCGTGATCGTCCTCGCGCCCGGCCAGTCGCATTCGATGACCTTCACGATCTCGGGCGATCTGGGCTGA
- a CDS encoding 16S rRNA (uracil(1498)-N(3))-methyltransferase, whose product MTRPVFFFEDRGLVEAAPGDIVSLDGDEGRHAGAVKRIGAGEEIDLVDGRGTRAVCAVLAADPKGLSLRVLRLDREPGVEPRLLLVQALAKGGRDEQAIETCTEIGIDEVIPWQSDRAIVRWSGPKAVKGRAKWVSVVRAAAKQARRAFIPEVAEVLDTKALLAFVRDATDSGSLVLLCHEEARAPLTGLIASDPDRFRDAPSLVVLVGPEGGVSPKETADLVEAGAILIGLGGNVLRSSTAGAVCVTLLAAAASRI is encoded by the coding sequence GTGACTCGCCCGGTCTTCTTCTTCGAGGATCGCGGCCTGGTCGAGGCCGCTCCCGGCGACATCGTGAGCCTCGACGGGGATGAGGGGCGGCACGCGGGCGCCGTGAAGCGGATCGGGGCCGGCGAGGAGATCGACCTCGTCGACGGCCGCGGAACCCGGGCGGTGTGCGCGGTGCTCGCCGCAGACCCCAAGGGCCTGTCCCTGCGCGTGCTCCGCCTCGACAGGGAGCCCGGGGTGGAGCCGCGCCTCCTCCTCGTTCAGGCCCTTGCCAAGGGCGGACGGGATGAGCAGGCGATCGAGACCTGCACGGAGATCGGCATCGATGAAGTGATCCCGTGGCAATCGGATCGCGCGATCGTCAGGTGGTCGGGTCCCAAGGCCGTCAAGGGCCGGGCGAAGTGGGTCTCGGTCGTGCGGGCCGCCGCGAAGCAGGCCCGCAGGGCCTTCATCCCCGAAGTCGCCGAAGTCCTCGACACCAAGGCGTTGCTCGCCTTCGTCCGGGACGCGACCGATTCGGGCTCCCTGGTCCTCCTGTGCCATGAGGAGGCCCGTGCGCCCCTCACCGGCCTCATCGCCTCGGATCCCGACCGGTTCCGCGACGCGCCCTCCCTCGTGGTCCTCGTCGGACCGGAAGGGGGAGTGTCGCCGAAGGAGACCGCCGACCTCGTCGAGGCCGGCGCGATCCTCATCGGACTCGGGGGCAACGTCCTGCGCTCCTCGACGGCCGGCGCGGTTTGCGTGACGCTCCTCGCGGCGGCCGCCTCGCGGATCTGA
- the dnaJ gene encoding molecular chaperone DnaJ, with product MNDYYEVLGVARTASQDEIKKAYRKKARQLHPDYAGPESEEAFKELSVAYETLSDPEKRQMYDIGGPDALRGGGGAPFTGGGFSDFFDAMFSGFSGASQGPASRTRRGADQLIGLDITLEEAAFGAKKSVSFGTYAICSTCSGSMCEPGTRPVVCQTCSGTGSVTRIQNTMFGRMKSQGPCQTCQGYGTIIEKPCHECSGQGRVRTRRTLSIDVPVGVDEGARIRVMGEAEVGPGGGPQGDLYLEVHELRHEVFDRRGDDLHAWITIPMTTAALGTEFELTTLDGPKAVRIEAGTQPNADIVLRGLGVGRLQRPGRGDLHVHIDVAIPTKLDERSRELLEELASLRKETRVEPKRREQGVFGKLKEKLTGQ from the coding sequence GTGAACGATTACTACGAGGTCCTCGGCGTCGCCCGCACCGCGAGCCAGGACGAGATCAAGAAGGCCTACCGGAAGAAGGCCCGGCAGCTGCACCCCGACTACGCCGGTCCCGAATCCGAAGAGGCCTTCAAGGAACTCTCGGTGGCGTACGAAACGCTCTCAGACCCCGAGAAACGGCAGATGTACGACATCGGGGGCCCGGACGCCCTGCGCGGAGGCGGCGGGGCCCCCTTCACGGGCGGCGGCTTCTCGGACTTCTTCGACGCGATGTTCTCCGGCTTCTCGGGCGCCTCTCAGGGGCCCGCGTCCAGGACCCGGCGCGGCGCCGATCAGCTCATCGGACTCGACATCACCCTCGAGGAGGCGGCCTTCGGCGCGAAGAAGTCCGTCTCCTTCGGGACCTACGCCATCTGCTCGACATGCTCGGGGTCGATGTGCGAGCCGGGCACTCGCCCGGTCGTGTGCCAGACCTGTTCGGGGACGGGGTCGGTGACCCGCATCCAGAACACCATGTTCGGGCGCATGAAGTCGCAAGGGCCTTGCCAGACCTGTCAGGGCTACGGGACGATCATCGAGAAGCCCTGCCACGAGTGCTCGGGCCAGGGGCGCGTGAGAACGCGGCGCACCCTGTCGATCGACGTGCCGGTCGGCGTCGACGAGGGCGCGCGCATCCGCGTCATGGGCGAGGCCGAGGTCGGACCCGGCGGCGGTCCGCAGGGCGACCTCTACCTCGAGGTCCACGAACTCCGGCACGAGGTCTTCGATCGGCGCGGAGACGATCTGCACGCGTGGATCACCATCCCGATGACGACCGCCGCCCTCGGCACCGAATTCGAACTCACCACCCTCGACGGGCCCAAGGCGGTGAGGATCGAGGCCGGGACGCAGCCGAACGCCGACATCGTCTTGAGGGGGCTCGGAGTCGGACGCCTGCAGCGCCCCGGGCGCGGCGACCTCCACGTCCACATCGACGTGGCGATCCCGACGAAGCTCGATGAACGGTCGCGCGAGCTGCTCGAAGAGCTCGCCTCGCTCCGCAAGGAGACGCGCGTGGAGCCCAAGCGCCGCGAGCAGGGCGTCTTCGGCAAGCTCAAAGAGAAACTCACGGGTCAGTGA
- the hrcA gene encoding heat-inducible transcriptional repressor HrcA: MSEDRRLDVLRAIVTEYVHTREPVASKAIAQSHNLGVSSATIRNDMALLEEAGLIYQPHTSAGRVPTDKGYRVFVDSLAALKPMSAPEKHAVEAFLGDSVDLDDVVAKTVRLLAQVTHQVAVVEYPSLSRQALRRVEVLDLGPRRLLVIVITRLGRVDERTLDLARPVAPATIQALREKLNEIGEGRSADELLLLVDDLAESFPPEERPAVDAVADALVDLLRPTGESKIVISGISNLARGALDFHDLAPVLDALEEQVVLLRLFSEFKDDDIHVRIGAENAHDALAQTSVVAGTYRAAMPAGDSFAHLGVVGPTRMDYVRTMSTVRAVAAYLSRFLDR; encoded by the coding sequence ATGAGCGAGGACCGCAGGCTCGACGTCCTCCGTGCGATCGTCACCGAGTACGTCCACACCCGCGAGCCCGTCGCCTCCAAGGCCATCGCCCAATCCCACAATCTCGGCGTCTCCTCGGCCACGATCCGCAACGACATGGCACTCCTCGAGGAGGCGGGCCTCATCTACCAGCCCCACACGAGCGCGGGGCGCGTCCCCACGGACAAGGGCTACCGGGTCTTCGTCGATTCGCTCGCGGCCCTCAAACCGATGAGCGCACCGGAGAAGCACGCCGTCGAAGCCTTCCTCGGCGACTCGGTCGACCTCGACGACGTGGTCGCCAAGACCGTGCGCCTGCTCGCGCAGGTCACCCACCAGGTCGCCGTCGTCGAATATCCGAGCCTGTCGCGCCAGGCCCTGCGCCGCGTCGAAGTCTTGGACCTCGGGCCCCGCAGGCTCCTCGTCATCGTCATCACGCGGCTCGGCAGGGTGGACGAACGCACCCTCGACCTCGCCCGGCCCGTCGCCCCCGCGACGATCCAGGCGCTGAGGGAGAAGCTCAATGAGATCGGCGAGGGGCGGAGCGCCGACGAACTGCTCCTCCTGGTCGACGACCTCGCCGAATCCTTCCCGCCCGAAGAACGCCCGGCCGTCGACGCGGTCGCCGACGCCCTCGTCGATCTGCTCCGCCCGACCGGTGAATCGAAGATCGTGATCTCGGGGATCTCCAACCTCGCGCGGGGCGCCCTCGACTTCCACGACCTCGCCCCCGTCCTCGACGCCCTGGAGGAGCAGGTCGTCCTCCTCCGCCTCTTCTCGGAGTTCAAGGACGACGACATCCACGTGCGCATCGGGGCCGAGAACGCCCACGACGCCCTCGCGCAGACCTCCGTCGTCGCGGGCACCTACCGTGCGGCGATGCCCGCCGGCGATTCCTTCGCGCACCTGGGAGTGGTCGGTCCCACGCGCATGGACTACGTCCGCACGATGTCGACGGTGCGAGCCGTCGCCGCCTACCTGTCACGATTCCTCGACCGATGA
- a CDS encoding DUF3097 family protein: MSLPNPNDPYGTDVLNVDPHREGPGARRPRSTEVRLEMGMVLEDVTTGWVGAVVGIEKSGGIHLVELEDRRGRTRSFPLGAGFWLEGRPIIALPPLPSSAHRAPSLATPAGRRLTNSGSIAAPKARARVARASRIWVEGKHDAELVQHVWGDDLAEAGVAVQLLEGVDNLEEILEVFSPSDDVRAGILVDHLVPGSKESRIAERVMKRWGSCVLVLGHPYVDVWQAVKPARLGLEKWPEVPRGTDIKTGTLRALGWPARTQADTAMGWKRILAAVGDYRDLEPALLGRVEALIDFVTEPGTR, encoded by the coding sequence GTGAGCCTACCGAACCCAAACGATCCCTACGGCACCGATGTCCTGAACGTCGACCCCCACCGGGAGGGGCCGGGCGCCCGTCGTCCCCGCTCAACCGAGGTCCGTCTCGAAATGGGAATGGTCCTCGAGGACGTGACGACCGGGTGGGTCGGCGCCGTCGTCGGCATCGAGAAATCCGGCGGCATCCATCTCGTCGAGCTGGAGGACCGCCGCGGGCGCACGCGCTCCTTCCCGCTGGGAGCGGGCTTCTGGCTCGAGGGAAGGCCGATCATCGCCCTGCCGCCGCTGCCCTCTTCGGCGCATCGGGCGCCTTCGCTCGCGACGCCGGCGGGCAGGAGGCTGACGAACTCCGGGTCGATCGCCGCGCCGAAAGCGCGGGCGCGCGTGGCCAGGGCCTCGCGCATCTGGGTCGAGGGCAAGCACGATGCGGAGCTCGTCCAGCACGTGTGGGGCGATGACCTCGCAGAGGCGGGAGTCGCAGTCCAGCTGCTGGAAGGCGTCGACAACCTGGAGGAGATCCTCGAAGTCTTCTCGCCCTCGGATGACGTGCGCGCGGGGATCCTCGTCGATCATCTCGTTCCGGGCTCGAAGGAGTCGCGCATCGCAGAGCGGGTGATGAAGCGCTGGGGGAGTTGCGTCCTCGTCCTCGGCCACCCCTACGTGGACGTCTGGCAGGCGGTGAAACCGGCACGACTCGGCCTCGAGAAGTGGCCCGAGGTGCCGCGCGGGACGGACATCAAGACGGGGACTCTGCGGGCGCTGGGCTGGCCGGCGCGGACGCAGGCGGATACCGCGATGGGCTGGAAGCGCATCCTCGCGGCCGTGGGCGACTACCGCGACCTCGAACCCGCACTGCTCGGCCGCGTGGAGGCCCTCATCGATTTCGTCACGGAGCCGGGCACCCGCTAG